The Deltaproteobacteria bacterium genomic interval GGTGCTCGGCAGCGCCCTCCAGCTCGACCGGCGCGATCGGGCCCTCGTGACCCTCGCCGCGCTCTCGCCCGACCTGGACGGCGCCGGTCTGGTCGTCGACCTCCTGCGCGGCGACTTCGCGCTGCGCCGGGACTACTGGGAGGCCTGGCACCACGTGCTGGCCCACAACCTCACCTTCGCGGTGGCGGTCACCGGGATCGCCCTCCTCCTGGCCCACCGGCGCTGGCTCACCGGCCTGCTGGTCTTCGCGGTGGTCCACCTCCACCTGCTGGAGGACCTCGTCGGCTCCCGGGGGCCCGACGGCTACCAGTGGCCGATCCCCTACCTCGCCCCCTTCGACCGGAGCCTGCAGCTGACCTGGTCGGGGCAGTGGGCGCTGAACGGCTGGCCCAACATCGCCCTGACCCTCTTGCTGATGGTGATCACCGGCTACCTGGTCTGGCGGCAGGGCTGGTCCTTCTTCGCCTACTTCTGGCGGCGCGGCGACGAGGTGCTGGTGAAGACCCTGCGCGGCCGCTTCGGCGAGCCCTCGGAGCGCTGACCGCTTCCTGATAGGTACGGGCGGTACCCTCGTTCGCAGGAGGTCCCGTGACGACCGCTGACGTCCGCAAGCCCGCCTCTCCCGGCCTCGCGCTGGCCCTCGTGATCGGCTTCGATCTGCTGGCCTTCCTCGGCGTCGGTGCCGCCGTCGTCCTCGCCAGCCGGGGACCGGGCCGCTGGTTCGTGGAGGGGGGCCCCTGGATGTACCTCCTTCTCCTCCTCTTCTTCGCCCAGGCCGGCGCGGCCATCCTCCTCTCGGTGCTCCACCTCTCCCGCCGGGTGCCCCTGCCCCTCTACCTCGCCCTCCCCTTCCTGGTCCTGCTGGTCGGCGTCCTGGGCCGGGTGCTGGGCATCGAGCAGGCCTTCGAGGCCATCGCCTACGCCGCCCCGGATCAGAAGGGCGCGATGTGGGGCATGTCCCTCTCCATCGCCGACATCCCCCGCGCCTTCGCCTTCTTCCTGGTCTCCGCCGGCGGGCTCTTCACCCTGGCAGGCGTGACGGCGGCGGCCTTCACCCGCCGCACGCCGGGCGAGCACCTGCCCTTCGCGGGCATCGCCGGCGGCACGGCGGTCGTGGGCGCGGCGGCGGTGATCGTCCTGGGCCTGATCGAGAGCCAGGCCACCGGCCTGCGGCCGGTCCTCTTCGGGGTCGTGCTCCTGCTCTGCGCGCCCCTCCTGGCCCTCGCCGCGCCGGCCCTCAAGGGGCTCTCCGAGCACGAGGACGAGCGTGAGCGGGCCCATGGCTTCGCGCTGGCCCTCGGCGCCGCCCTCGGCCTGCTCCTGGGGGTGGCCGGGTTCGCCCTGGCCCTCGAGAGCGGCGATCGCTCCACCGCCCTCTCCGCGGTCTACGCCGCCCCGCCGGATCAGATGGCCGCGATGCTCACCGCCTCGATGGCCTTCTCCCGGACCGCCTCCCTCCTCGGCGTGATCGCCACCCTGGCCGCGCTCTTCGTGGCGGCGCCCCTGCTGATCTTCGCCGGCCCGGGTGCCCCGGCCTTCGCCGGGCGCCACCCCCTGCAGCTGGTGCTCCTCCTCGTCCTCGTCGGCGGGGGCGTGGGCATCGACCGGCTCGGGGAGGGCAACGAGGGCCGGCGCCACGCCGTCCTCCGGGAGGCGCTGAAGAGCCCCCTCCCGGCGGACCTGGACCTGCCCGAGAGCAGCGCCCGCCTCGTCCCCGACGGCGACCACGCCATCCTGCTCCTGCGGGGAGAGGCGCTGGTACCGGCCCGGGAGGGCGCGGGTGAGCTGCAGGGACGCGAGCGCCCCAACCTGGCCCTGGACGCGAGCACCTCCGGGACCACCCTGCGCTCGCTGGCGGCCGGCCTGCAGCGGGACCGCGTGGATGGCATCCGCCTGCTGGTGCGAGAGCGCCCCGGCGGGGAGCGCCTCGCTCTCTCCGACGAGCGGCGGGCCCACCTGCTCTCCTTCGGCATCCCCGGCGAGCTGCTGGTGCTCTCGGGCCCGGAGGCGAGCGCCATCAACCTGGGGCTCGCCGAGCGGATCGCGGAGTTCATCACGCCGGGGGAGGACGCCCTCGGGCTGATGCTCGAGCTCGACGGCGCCGAGGTGCGGCCCTCGACCACCCTCGGCCCCCTCGCGCCGATCCCGGCGACCGCCGCGGGTGAGGTCGATCGCGCGGCCCTCGGCGCCCTCCTCGCCCGGCTCAAGGAGGAGCACCCCGACGAGACCCTGGTCGCGATCTACCCGGGCGATGAGAGCTCGCTGCAGCAGGTCGTGGACGTCCTCGACGCCACCCGCGAAGGCCCGGGCGAGGCGTGGGATCGCGCCCTCCTCTACCCCGACACCCTCCTCGTCACCTCGCCGCTCCGCACGCCGGCGCCCGGGGGGCGCGACCGGATGAGCGAGCTGCTCGAGGCCATGATGGGCCGCCCTCCCGCCGCCGACGGTCTCGGCGACGGGGACGGCCCTGACCACGGCCCCGCCGGGACCTCGGGCGCGGCCGATCACCGGCCGCCGACCGTGATGGGCTCACTCTCGCAGGAGGTGATCGCCCGGGTGGTCCGGCGCCATGGCGCCGAGTTCCGCTACTGCTACGAGAAGGAACTACAGACGACGCCGGGGATGGCCGGCGAGGTGGCCGTGAAGTTCGTCATCACCAGCGAGGGCAGCGTGAGCACCGCCAAGATCGCGCGCACCACCCTCCAGAACGAGAGGGTCGAGCGCTGCCTGCTCCAGCGCTTCCAGCGCCTGCGCTTCCCCGCGCCCGCGGGCGGCGGCATCGTCATCGTCACCTACCCCTTCGTCTTCCGCACCGCGGAGTGAGAACCCCGGGCCCCTGAAGGAGCGAGCGAATGACCCACCTGAACGCCCACTGTCTCTGCGGCGCCGTCCGCGCCCGCCTCGAGCTGCCCACCCTCTTCGGCGTCCACTGTCACTGCCGCTGGTGCCGCCGCGCCCACGGGGCGGCCTACGTCACCTGGACCGGCGTGCCCGAGGAGCGCTTCGAGCTCGTCTCCGGCGAGACCTCGGTCACCTGGTACGCGTCCTCGAGGTGGAGTCGGCGGGGCTTCTGCCCGACCTGTGGCACCACCCTCTTCTTCCAGACCACCGCCGCGCCTGGCGAGATACACGTGGCCGCGGCCTGCCTAGAGGGCGAGCTCGACCGCGAGATCGGCGCCCACGTCTTCTTCGAGCAGCACCTGCCCTGGGTCTCGGTGGACGAGCACCTGCCTCGCCTGGAGGGTGACGATCCGGCCCTGGCCGCCTACGCTGAGGTGGGCAAGTAGAACGACAAGGAGGACCTCCATGTTCGACCGCTGGCTGCTCCTCTCCACCGCCGGGCTGCTCCTCTTCACCGGCTGCCCCACTGACGACGACCCCGGCGACCCCGACGGGGGCGGTGCCTCGACGACGCCCTGCGCCGAGCTGGCGGAGGCCGGCTGCCGGGAGCGCGCCGACTGCGCGGTGGACACCTGCTTCGTCTGCTCCTGCGCACCCACCTTCCACGCGTGCCGTGAGGCGTCGGCCGCGCCGGCCGAGTGCCCGGACTACGACTGTCCGCAGCCCGAGTGCTGTGGTGCCACCGCCGACTGCTCCAACGCCGGTGCTCCCTGCTCCCCTCCGGGCTCGGTGCCCTCCTGCGGCATCTGCGACGACGCGCCGGGGGACTGCACGAGCGACGCGGAGTGCGGATACTTCGAGATCTGCGAGCCGGTCCGCTGCTCCTGCTCGGGCGCGAGGGCCTGCGTGCCGGGCTGTCGGGACCCCGGGGATGGCTGCTCGCCGACCGACCCCTGCTCGGGGCTGGTGCTCTGCCCCACGGGGTGGAGCTGTGACGCGCGCGAGCACCCGCACTGCGTCGCGACGAGCTGCGCCGCGGCCCCCGACTGCCCGCCCGACTTCGACTGCAGCGCGGGCGCCTGCGAGCGGCGCCACTGCCAGCTCGATCTGGACTGCGAGGGCGTCTGCGTCGAGGGCCGCTGCTACGCGTCCTACGGCCGCTGCGAGCTCCCGGTACCTTGATCAGAAACCGGTGGGCACGGGCCCGCAGACCTTCGCGTCGACCCGGGCGAAGACGCCCTGCTCCAGGGTGCAGTGCTCGTCCGCGCCCTCGGCCTCGCAGGTGAAGGTGAAGCCCTTCGCGTCGAGGGTGCCGGAGTAGGTCCAGAGGTTGCGGGAGAAGCCATCGCTCTCCTTGCCCGAGAGGTCGGTGTCCAGGCCGATGGCGTCGCCCCAGAGATCGCGCTCGCCGAGCTGGAAGGAGAGCTTCACCCCCTCGACCTTCACGGCCTTCGCGTCGGTCTTGAACCAGGCGACGAAGTCCGGCCCCTCGACTCCGAGGTACTCGGCGGAGAGGACGCCCTCGCTGCCGGTGATGCGCAGCTGGTGGGGCTCCTGCCCCTCCTCGGACCACTGGTAGCAGCCGGTGAGCTCGACGGCGGGCGGCGCCTCGGGCTTCGTCGGCGCGGGCGCGGCCTCCTCTGGCGCGGGCGCGGTGGGGGGCGGCGCCTCCTCCTTCTGCTCGGGGCAGGCGGTGAGGAGGAGCACGAGGGCGAGGAGAAGTGACGGGGTCCGCATGAGGGCCATCCTAGGAAAGGCCGTGCGCGAGCGTGAGCGCGTGCGCGTGCGCGGGCGGACCGGGGGCTCTACTCGCCCTCGCCGTTTTCGCCTAGCCCCGCCTCCTTGAGCCACTTCCAGAGCGTGACCCGGCTGACGCCGAGCGCGGCGGCGGCCTGGGCCCGGATGCCACCGGCGGCGTCCAGGGCCCGCTGGAGGGTCTCGGGGGCGGGGCGCGGATCACCGCGCCGGTGGCGGCGGCGCCCGCCGTGGTGGCCGTTGGCGGAGCGCGGATCGCGCAGCAGAGGCGGCAGATCCTCGGGGCGGATCTGGCCGTCGCGGGAGACGGTGAGGGCGAACTCGATGGCGTGCTCGAGCTCACGCACGTTGCCCGGCCAGGTGTGCTCGAGGAGGCGGTCCATCACCTCCGGGCCGATCGAGGGCCGCGCGCCCTCCTGCTCCCGGGCGTGACGCTCGAGGAAGTGCTCGACCAGCACCGGGATGTCCTCCCGGCGCTCGCGGAGGGAGGGCACGGTCAGGGGGATGGTGGCCAGGCGGTAGTAGATGTCGGTGCGGAAGCGTCCCTCCTGGCACCGCTGCAGCAGGTCGACGTTGGTGGCGGCCAGCACCCGGATGTTCACGGTGCGGGTCGTGCTGTCACCGACCCGCTCGAACTGCTGCTCCTGCAGCACCCGCAGCAGCTTGGTCTGCACCTCGATGGAGAGATCCGAGATCTCGTCCAGGAAGATGGTCCCGCCGTTGGCCGCCTCGAAGCGGCCGATGCGATCGGTGGCGGCGCCGGTGAAGGCGCCCTTCACGTGGCCGAAGAGCTCGCTCTCGACCAGGGAGGGGGAGAGGGCCGGGCAGCTGACCCGGATGAAGGGCCGGCTCCGGCGCGGGCTCGAGTGGTGGATGGCCGAGGCGACCAGCTCCTTGCCGGTGCCGGTCTCGCCGGTGATGAGGATCGAGGCCCGGGAGGGCGCCGCCAGGTCGATGCGATCGAAGAGGGCCATCATCGAGGGGTGCCGGCCGATGATCTCGGTGCGGACCTTGGCCCGATCGCGCAGCGCGCTGACCTCGTTCTGCAGGGCCTCGATCTCCGAGAGGTCGGCCACCGACTCGATGGCCCCGATGATCTCGCCCCGCGCGTTCCGCATCAGGCGGGCGTTCTTGTGGACGGCCACCCGGCTGCCGTCCTTCCGGCGCAGGGTGCAGCGCTTGCGATCGAAGCCCTGCTTCTCCTCGAAGAGGACGCAGCGCTTCCCCGGAGGACCGATGGGCCCGCCGAAGCAGGTGTCCCCCTGCATGGCCGAGCAGTTCTGCCCCACCATCTCCTCGGCCTTCAGTCCGGTGAGCTCCTCCATCGCTCGGTTCCAGCAGCTGATGGTCCCCTCGACGTCGACGGTGAAGAGACCCGCCGGGAGGGTCGCCAGGACCTGCTGGAGGAGCTCCTTGCTGTCGATTCCGCCCACGTAGATCTCCATGGGAGGCGCGCCGCCGTCGGTGGGAGGTCGTTCTGGAGGTGTCTGGCGCGTCATGGGCGGTCCGGACCACCCTAGGCGCCAGATCCCGGGTGACAATCGCCGCCGGGCCCCGAGGGGGCGAGGCCCGGCGGCGGGCAGGCCCGGGGCCTAGGGGTTGCGGCTACCGCAGGCCACGGCGCCACCCGTCATCGGATCGCAGCTGTAGCCCAGCGCGGCGAAGTCGAAGTCCGCGTTGCCGTTGTGGCAGTCCGAGCACCCGAGCGCGGCGGTCCGCGGCGCGACCTCGTGGTTGATGCCCAGGTAGAGCTCGGTGTGGATCCACTCCCAGTCCGAGGCGGTCAGGACCGTGCCGGCGGCGAGCTGGCCCGCGGCGATGCCGCCGGCCTGCAGGGCGGCCGTCCAGTTCGCCTCGACCGTGGCCGGATCGTAGGAGGCGGCGTCGGGGATGGTGGCCCAGAAGCCGCCGGGGCCGAAGAGCTTCGGCGCGGCGACCAGCCGGGTGGCGGTGAAGGCGGGCTGCTGCCCGACCATCCGCTTGAAGGGGAAGATCTTCGCGCCGGCGTCGGCGAAGGTGGCCAGGGGCTCGCCCAGGGTCACGGGCTGCGCGGCGGAGACACCGTCGCCCGCCGGGTAGCTGTCGGCGAGGGTCATCCGGGTGGTCCGGCCGTCGTACCAGCGGTAGGCCGGGCGCACGTTCTTCTCCCAGACGAAGTCACCCTTCATGTAGTCGTAGCTCTTCACCACGGTGCCGTCGGAGAGGGTGGTGGTCTCGACGCCATCGGTGCCGCGGGTGCGGTTGCCGGCGGTGGACCAGTTCCAGTCCATCTTCGTGGGCTGCTGCCGCGAGAAGGCCGGCACGTGGCAGGTCTGGCAGGCGATGTCGAGGGCGTGGTTGTTGGTGGCCGCGCTCGCGTGGGGGGTGCCGCCGTGGCAGTCCTCACAGGCCAGCCGGCCCTCGGAGACGGGCAGGTGCACGCCCTGACCGGTGAGGGTGTGGTTGGGGCCCGCGTGGCAGTTGGCGCAGTCCATGCCGTTGCCCATGTGGAAGTCGGTGTCGACCGTCGGGGCGGCCAGGGCCGAGCCGATGTCGCCCTTCTTCACGTTGTCGCCGCCACCCGCGCTGAAGTGGCACTTTCCGCAGTTGGCGCGCTCGGGGCGACCGACGCTGCGGGCCGCGATGGCAAGGTCGTAGGCCGGCGGCGGCAGGCCCGCGGTCTTCGGCTCCTTGGTGTAGCCGACGCCCGGATCGGAGTGGCAGACGAGGCAGTCGATGTTGTTCTGATTGCCGAAGTCGAAGCTGGGCGAGTCGTAACCGTAGCCGGCGTGGCACTGGCTGCAGCGCTTCTCGTTGGCGACGATCGAGACGCAGAAGTTGTTGATGAGGTTCTTCTTGCCGACCGTGGTGTCGTTCTCGTGGCCCTGCAGCGCGGGAGTGGAGCCCTCCCACTTCCAGTGAGCGGTCTGGAGCATGTCGGTGCCGGCCTGGGGGTGGCAGCCGAGGCAGGCGGTGGTGACGGCCGGGCCGTCGGCAAAGGGACCGGCCAGGGCGGTGAAGCCCTGGTGGAAGTTCATCTGGCTGCAGACGCCGGTGTCGCAGGTCTCGTTGGGGCCGCAGAGGTCGATGCAGACCGGCGCGGCGCCCGACGCATCACAGAACTGACAGGGGCCGCAGGCCGGATCGCAGGCCGGCGACTCGCAGACGCCCGCGTTGCAGGCCACGCCCGCCGCGCAGTTGTCGGTGCAGACCGGGGCCGCGCCCGAGGTGTCGCAGGTCTGGCAGGGGCCGCAGGCCGGATCGCAGGCCGTGACCTCACAGGCGCCGGCGTTGCAGACCAGGCCGGGGCCGCAGTTGTCGACGCAGGCCGGGGCGGCGCCCGAGGTGTCGCAGGTCTGGCAGGGCCCACAGGCCGGGTCACAGGTGACCGGGGCGTCCGCCACGCAGGCGCCCGCCTCGCAGGTGGTGCCCTCGCCGCAGGTGCTGACGCAGGCGGCGCTCTCGCCGCTCTCGTCGCAGACCATGCAGGCGTTCGCGTCGCAGGCGGGATCGCAGGCGGACTTCTCGGCGGGACAGCCCGCGCCGAGGGTGAGCAGCGCCAGCGACGCCAGAGAGAAGAAGAGGAGCTTCGATCGAGAATGCATGTTGCCTCCGTGGCGGGTCGCAATATTTGCAGGTGACCTTCACCTGAACGGAACAGGGAGCGACCGTTCTCCGGAGGCGTAAGGCAAGGAGAGTGCCACCCGAGGATGGCCCGTGATTTCGAAACGTTAGCGGCGCCAACCATTTCTGGTTGACGCCGCTGATGAACGTTCGAGTTTACGGTTTACGTCTAGCCGGCTTTTGCCCCCTTCTCGGGGGGCTCCGCTTTACCCTCCTCGCCCGCCGGCGCCGCGCTCTGTTCCCCCTCGGGGAAGAGGCGGTCGTACTCCCGGCGGTGCTTGTGACGCAGCTCCTCCACCGGCATGTAGCCGGAGAGGATCACCTTGTCGAAGGGGAAGACCTCGGGGGCCAGGCTGGCGCCGTAGATGTGCCAGACGGCGATGGTCAGGAAGGCCAGCACCGCCTCGCTCGAGTGCATCATCCGGGCCGCGGGGATGAACTGACCGGGGAGGAGCTGGGCGACGATGATCGGGTACATCAGGAAGAAGCCGGTGACGATCATCACCACCCCACCCATGATCAGGCCGACGTACTCGAACTTCTGGCGGTAGTCGAACTTGGGCAGCCGCGGTGGGTTCGGCGCCATCCCGAGGTAGTAGCGCAGGTTCTGCCAGGCATCCCGCAGGTCCTGGGGCAGGGGCAGGAGCGTCCAGCGCATCTTGTGGGTGAGCAGGCCGACCACCGCCGCGCCCACGTGGAGCAGCGCGTGGATGGAGAAGGCGATGCCCGCCACCCGGTGGAAGGTGCGCATGGTGTCCAGGCCGCCGAAGAGCTCGGTGAGGGCCGAGGCCCAGCCGGCGTCGTAGAACTTCTGCGGGAAGCCCGTGAGGATCAGGAGGGCGAAGGTGGCGAAGGCGAACCAGTGTTCGACCCTCCGGAAGGGGGAGAAGCGCTCGATCTCCCGGGTGCCATCTTCGAGGACGCGAAGCTTGGGAGCATTCATGGCTAGTTCCTCCCACCGTGGTTCGAGATGCTGCGGGCCTTCCAGAGGTGCATCAGGATGTGCAGCACCA includes:
- a CDS encoding tetrathionate reductase family octaheme c-type cytochrome produces the protein MHSRSKLLFFSLASLALLTLGAGCPAEKSACDPACDANACMVCDESGESAACVSTCGEGTTCEAGACVADAPVTCDPACGPCQTCDTSGAAPACVDNCGPGLVCNAGACEVTACDPACGPCQTCDTSGAAPVCTDNCAAGVACNAGVCESPACDPACGPCQFCDASGAAPVCIDLCGPNETCDTGVCSQMNFHQGFTALAGPFADGPAVTTACLGCHPQAGTDMLQTAHWKWEGSTPALQGHENDTTVGKKNLINNFCVSIVANEKRCSQCHAGYGYDSPSFDFGNQNNIDCLVCHSDPGVGYTKEPKTAGLPPPAYDLAIAARSVGRPERANCGKCHFSAGGGDNVKKGDIGSALAAPTVDTDFHMGNGMDCANCHAGPNHTLTGQGVHLPVSEGRLACEDCHGGTPHASAATNNHALDIACQTCHVPAFSRQQPTKMDWNWSTAGNRTRGTDGVETTTLSDGTVVKSYDYMKGDFVWEKNVRPAYRWYDGRTTRMTLADSYPAGDGVSAAQPVTLGEPLATFADAGAKIFPFKRMVGQQPAFTATRLVAAPKLFGPGGFWATIPDAASYDPATVEANWTAALQAGGIAAGQLAAGTVLTASDWEWIHTELYLGINHEVAPRTAALGCSDCHNGNADFDFAALGYSCDPMTGGAVACGSRNP
- a CDS encoding GFA family protein, which produces MTHLNAHCLCGAVRARLELPTLFGVHCHCRWCRRAHGAAYVTWTGVPEERFELVSGETSVTWYASSRWSRRGFCPTCGTTLFFQTTAAPGEIHVAAACLEGELDREIGAHVFFEQHLPWVSVDEHLPRLEGDDPALAAYAEVGK
- a CDS encoding sigma 54-interacting transcriptional regulator; the encoded protein is MTRQTPPERPPTDGGAPPMEIYVGGIDSKELLQQVLATLPAGLFTVDVEGTISCWNRAMEELTGLKAEEMVGQNCSAMQGDTCFGGPIGPPGKRCVLFEEKQGFDRKRCTLRRKDGSRVAVHKNARLMRNARGEIIGAIESVADLSEIEALQNEVSALRDRAKVRTEIIGRHPSMMALFDRIDLAAPSRASILITGETGTGKELVASAIHHSSPRRSRPFIRVSCPALSPSLVESELFGHVKGAFTGAATDRIGRFEAANGGTIFLDEISDLSIEVQTKLLRVLQEQQFERVGDSTTRTVNIRVLAATNVDLLQRCQEGRFRTDIYYRLATIPLTVPSLRERREDIPVLVEHFLERHAREQEGARPSIGPEVMDRLLEHTWPGNVRELEHAIEFALTVSRDGQIRPEDLPPLLRDPRSANGHHGGRRRHRRGDPRPAPETLQRALDAAGGIRAQAAAALGVSRVTLWKWLKEAGLGENGEGE
- a CDS encoding cytochrome b/b6 domain-containing protein, which translates into the protein MNAPKLRVLEDGTREIERFSPFRRVEHWFAFATFALLILTGFPQKFYDAGWASALTELFGGLDTMRTFHRVAGIAFSIHALLHVGAAVVGLLTHKMRWTLLPLPQDLRDAWQNLRYYLGMAPNPPRLPKFDYRQKFEYVGLIMGGVVMIVTGFFLMYPIIVAQLLPGQFIPAARMMHSSEAVLAFLTIAVWHIYGASLAPEVFPFDKVILSGYMPVEELRHKHRREYDRLFPEGEQSAAPAGEEGKAEPPEKGAKAG
- a CDS encoding metal-dependent hydrolase, producing MNPVTHGLSGWVLGSALQLDRRDRALVTLAALSPDLDGAGLVVDLLRGDFALRRDYWEAWHHVLAHNLTFAVAVTGIALLLAHRRWLTGLLVFAVVHLHLLEDLVGSRGPDGYQWPIPYLAPFDRSLQLTWSGQWALNGWPNIALTLLLMVITGYLVWRQGWSFFAYFWRRGDEVLVKTLRGRFGEPSER
- a CDS encoding AgmX/PglI C-terminal domain-containing protein yields the protein MTTADVRKPASPGLALALVIGFDLLAFLGVGAAVVLASRGPGRWFVEGGPWMYLLLLLFFAQAGAAILLSVLHLSRRVPLPLYLALPFLVLLVGVLGRVLGIEQAFEAIAYAAPDQKGAMWGMSLSIADIPRAFAFFLVSAGGLFTLAGVTAAAFTRRTPGEHLPFAGIAGGTAVVGAAAVIVLGLIESQATGLRPVLFGVVLLLCAPLLALAAPALKGLSEHEDERERAHGFALALGAALGLLLGVAGFALALESGDRSTALSAVYAAPPDQMAAMLTASMAFSRTASLLGVIATLAALFVAAPLLIFAGPGAPAFAGRHPLQLVLLLVLVGGGVGIDRLGEGNEGRRHAVLREALKSPLPADLDLPESSARLVPDGDHAILLLRGEALVPAREGAGELQGRERPNLALDASTSGTTLRSLAAGLQRDRVDGIRLLVRERPGGERLALSDERRAHLLSFGIPGELLVLSGPEASAINLGLAERIAEFITPGEDALGLMLELDGAEVRPSTTLGPLAPIPATAAGEVDRAALGALLARLKEEHPDETLVAIYPGDESSLQQVVDVLDATREGPGEAWDRALLYPDTLLVTSPLRTPAPGGRDRMSELLEAMMGRPPAADGLGDGDGPDHGPAGTSGAADHRPPTVMGSLSQEVIARVVRRHGAEFRYCYEKELQTTPGMAGEVAVKFVITSEGSVSTAKIARTTLQNERVERCLLQRFQRLRFPAPAGGGIVIVTYPFVFRTAE